The sequence AGAAAGTCGCAATAGCCATTTCGATGAATGTGCCTGCCGCATCAGCCATAATCTGCAAACCGGCAAACTGCCCTGCAGAAGTCAAGTTAGTCATGGAGATCAAGGTGACCAGAGGCCAAGTCAATAATTTGGACCCGGCAATGCCAAAAGAAAAGGATACGGCAAAATATCCAATTCCAATGGGAAGTCCGTCTTTTACACCTTTCGTAAATTTCATGAGGCCAAATATACAAAAATGCCCGCTATTTCTAGCGGACACTTCGTCTAACAAATTTAGGGAATGAAGATTACTTCAGCATGATGCGCTTGGTCATGTTGGCAGAGCCAGCACGGACGCGTACGATGTAGCTACCGCCAGCCAGAGTTTCCAGGGCAACATCGCAATTGACGTTGCGGAGACTCATCATGGGGCGACCCTGCATATCGAACACATCAACATTCACAAGGTCAGCACCACCAATCTGGAGGGTACGGCCATGGAGAGCCACAGACAGCGGATTAGCAACAACGGTATTCAGAGCGACGGTAGAAGCAGAAGAGCTGGGATCCTTGCTATCGCTGCTTGCCGGCGGAACAATCTTGAGACCATCGCACTTGAAGTTATCCACATAGAGGTAGTTGGGTTCAACTTCAGCCTTGATTTCCCAGTGGAAAGCAGAAACCAGAGACTTATCCAGAACCACTTCAGCACCCCAGCCATCCTGTTCCAGGTCAGACCAGGCGATCTTGGCAGTAGTCCAGGAGGTAGAAGCCTTCATAGCAACCATATGGCGGTCATAATCAGTCAGAGCGCCCGTGCCATCACCCTTGAGGACAGCCTTGAAGTTATGAGCGGAACCGATGTAGTCGTAAGAAATTTCGGTGCAGCTGGAAAGATCGTAGGCTTCATCTTCTTCGCCCAGGTTCAAACCGAGAGCCACATAAGGATCATACTTGTTATCACCCTGATCCAGAACGACATCCTTAAGGCCAGCCATAGTGGTGGAACCGTTGGTTGCCGGGAAAATTACCACATAGCCACCATTTTCAGCGTCTTCTTCGTTAGCGAAGGTAGATGCGCCCTTGTCGCCCTTATCGTTGTAAGCGAACCAGTAGCCACCAGTGTAAGCCTGGTTGTCGCCATCTTCGAAGTCATCCACTACGCCTGCGGGGGTAGCAACAGTTGCGCTGCTTCCTGCTGTTGCAGAGCTGGAGGAACCGTTCTGGACAGCAGAGCTAGAAGAGGCACCCGCAGCAGCAACGGTCAACTTGACAACGACCTTTTCACCATTGATGGTCAGAGTTTCAGACTTGGAAGATGCCCATTCGGGAACAGTTCCAGAAATGGTTACGGTACCGTTCTTTTCTTCAATTGTCAGGAAGGACAGGGCCCAGTCGCGACTGAAGGAAGTTACGCCGGTAATAGTAACAGTAGCGAAGGTACCGTTCGGAGCAACAGTCTGTTCCAGGTTACCGGAAACCTTGTAGCCGGCAGCGGTAGCACTGGAGCTATTAGCCACAACGGTGCTAGAGGAGGAGTTGGTAACGACGGTACTGGAGGAGGAATTGCCAACGACAATGCTAGAGGAGGAGTTGGTAACGACGGTAGAGCTAGAGCTATTGTTCAAAACAGTAGAGCTGGAGGAATTACCGGTGGTAGAGCCGGAACCAGCAACAGGCTTGATGGCCAGACCGTCGCAACGGACGTCGTCAATGTAGAGATAGTTGTAGGTGGGAGCGTCATAGGTCTTGTTAGCGTTTTCAATACCCTTCACTTCCCAGGTCAGCTTGTTAATGGTGTTCAATGCGGTAGAAATGCTGAAGTGAGTTTCCATTTCTGCCTTGCCCCAGTTTTCCTGGTCCAGATCTTCCCATGAAATTTCGGCCTTTGTCCAAGAACTCTGGGCCTTGAAGGCAATCTTATGGTAGTTGAAGTTTTCAACCTTGGAGGACTGAGCCTTGAAATTGTGTTCGGCACCCTTGTATCGGTAGCTGATAGACTTGCAGGAGGACAAGTCATAATCGGATTCGTCCTTGTTCAGCTTCACGCCGAGAGCTACATAAGGAGCATACAGATTCTTACCCTGAACCAGCTTAATGCCCTTGAGAGCCAGCATGCCCTTAGTGTCATCACCCTTCACCACAACCTTGAAACCGTCAACACCATCTTCATCCTTTTCAGGATCGTTGGTGATGGTAGATTCGCCGGCACCGTTATCGTCCTTGGAGTCATCGTAGGCATACCAGACGCCACCGGTAAAGGCATACTTGTCGCCATCTTCAAAGTCATCGATGTAGTCGGTATAGCCTGCGGCCATAGCGCTGCTGGAAGCAGTAGAAGAAGAGGTATTCGGAGTAGAACCATTTACCCACGGGGCAGTCTTGTAGTTGTTCTGCAGCTGATTGTAGACATACTTACCAGAAGCAGAATAACCGTCTACGCTCCAGTTGGAAGGATTGGTGTAGTTACCCTGATTCATGAATGCGGAAGAGGTTTCGCCCTTGTTACTTACAGACCAGTTGCACCAGGAAATCTTCTTGCTATCCAGGTAGGTCATCCATTCATTGGACTTGGATTCGCTGACGGTACCGTCGCCGCTAGCTTCGGTAGTTCCCCATTCAGTAACAAAAACAGTCATACCATTCTGGAGAGCGGTATTGACACGACTCTTGAAGTTAGAGTAGCCGCTGTATGCACCATCGGAAACACCATGTTCCGTAGCGTAGAAATGGAACGTTACGGCATAGTTGTTGTCGTTAATGTCACCTGCGCTAACCTCTTCGGGATGAGCGGAGTACTGGCTGTTACCCACAATGACCAGATTGTCAGCTCCACCATTTTTACGGATCACCGGAATGATTTCATTGGCGTAATTCTTGATAGTGTTCCACATCTTTTCGCCGGTGGGTTCGTTGAACACTTCGAAAATGACGTTAGGATACTTACCATATTTGGAGGCCATATGGGTGAAGAATTCCTTGGCCTCTGCAACTTCATTCTGAGCGTTGTGAGAATGGTAGTCGATAATGACGTAGATATCGTTACTGATGGCAGCGTCAATGACGGTTTCGTCCAGAGACTTCCAATTGCTATTCAAATTAGTGCCGGTACCATGGGCGACACGGATAATTTCAATTTTCCAGTCGCGAACCAGGGCGTCAATAACGTTCTTCTTATAGAAGTTGTAGCCCACATCCCAGGTATCCCAGAACATGCTCATACCCTTCAACTGAACCTTATCTCCGGTATTAGCAGAATACAGGGCGGCATTTTTTGCCTGAAGTTTTCCGTAGTAGCTTACGGGTCCGGCAAAGGCTGCAGCTGCCATTACCAAGAGAGACACTAATAATTTTTTCATTTGAACATCCTTTGTTAATACACCAATCCCAAGGATCCGGCTCATTATAGATTTACAAAGGACAAAACTCAATACATATTTTGTTTACGTAATAAAAAAAACGTATACGGAGGAATACACCCCCGCCTCCAGAATGAAAAAAGCCCCGCTTTTTACAGCAGGGCGTTTTTAAGGGCTTTTGGAATTCCCCTTTTCAAGACTACATCATTTGACGGCTGGGTGGGAGTCTGGGGGCGGGTCTGCGCCCCGCCTCCAGAATGAAAAAAGCCCCGCTTTTTACAGCAGGGCGTTTTTAAGGGCTTTTGGAATTCCCCTTTTCAAGACTACATCATCTGACGGCTGGGTGGGAGTCTGGGGGCGGGTCTGCGCCCCGCCTCCAGAATGAAAAAAGCCCCGCTTTTTACAGCAAGGCGTTTTTAAGGGCTTTTGGAATTCCCTTAATTAGTTTTCGTTGTTGCGCATTTCGGTCTGTTCGCGGTCCATAGTGTGCTGGAGGTATTCCTTGAAGTCACGGTCGATGTTCACGCCGTCGAAGTCAAGGTCATCGTTTTCCAACACGAACACTGCAGACGGGTTATCGAGCCAGCCGACCACGTCCACGCCTTCGAGCTTCATGGACTTATCGCCAGCAGCCTGAGCGACGTATTCGATCTTGGACTTAGCGACCCAACCCTGACCGCAAGAACCCTTAACGAGCACTTCGGTATCACCATCCTTAACGATGGTCAGTTCTTCGTTGAAGCCAGCGGTACAAACAACAGCGCCGCCATCCTTTTCCTTGGTCAGATCAACGTCGCCAAGCTTGGACTTCACCTTCTTACCTGCGGCGAAAGACATTCCGACCATCAGGGCAAGAGCAATCAACAATACCTTCTTCATATTCTTCCTCAGAAACAGGGTAAAATTCAATTATGCGATAGGAATATACCTTTTATTTTTCCCTTTTGTCATAATTTCTTTTAAATTTTTGCCGTATGAAGAAGATTTTACTTTGTTTTACCCTAATTTTGGCCCTCGCAGCCGGTTTTGGAGCCTATTCCATCAACTCTAGACTCCAGGAAACGGCCCAAAACAAGACTTTAACCCTTATCGAAGTGCCCAAGGGCAGTTCCCCCACCAAGATTTTCCAAATTCTGCAGAAGAACGGAATCTGGTCTGATGAACTGGCATTCAAGATCATCTGCCACAAGCAGAAGCCCAATCTCAAGGCCGGTTGGTTCGAAATTCCCGCAGGTCTTACCCTTCCCCAGGTCCTGGCCATTATCGAAAGCGGCAAGAACGCCGTAAAAAAAGTGACCATTCCCGAAGGCCGAGCCAGCTGGGAGATTCCCGCATACCTGAAAAAGGCATTCCCCAACCTGGACGAGGACCGCTGGAACAAGTTGGTCCAGGACCCGAAGTTCGCCCAAAGCCTGGGCCTCGAAGCCAAGACTCTTGAAGGCTACCTGCTCCCCGACACCTATCCCTTCGCCATGGACGCCAACGAAGAGACAATTTTGAAGCAGATGGTTGCCGCAAACCTGAAACTCCGCGACGAAATGCTCAGCAAGCCGCAGGCCATGTGGAAAACCCTGGGAACCTGGCACCGTGTTCTTACCCTGGCCAGCGTCGTAGAAGAAGAAACCGGCATTCCCGAAGAACGCCCCCTTATTGCAGGAGTCTTCCACAACCGCCTCCGCATCGGCATGCCCCTGGGCGCCGACCCCACCGTGAGGTTCATCTTCAAGAATCTGACCGGTCCCATCTATAAGAGCCAGTTGAACAGCGACAGCCCCTACAACACCCGCAAGTTCAAGGGACTGATGCCCGGCCCCATCTCCAACCCCGGACGCAAGGCCATCTACGCCGCCCTGAACCCGGCAAAGACCGAAGCCCTCTACTTCGTGGCCAAGGACGACGGCTCCATGACACACTTCTTCAGCAGCACCCTGGCAGACCACAACAAGTACAAGGACGTCGCCGCAAGAAACAGAGGCGAATAAGTCCCTACACAATTGTAAACACAATTCCCTTTTCACCCGCTAGCAATGGCCTCACGCCATTGCTACGTTTGTTATATGCAAGTCAAAGACCGCTCCCTGCTCAGCCTATCATGGCCCCTGTTCCTCACATTTGGAATCGCCACATTCCAGCCCATGATGGACAGTTGGTTTCTCTCTAGAACTTCTGAAACCGCGGCGGCAGGCGTAGGAGCCCTCGGTCCCCTGCTAGGAGCGTTATTCATGGCCATTACCGCGTTCTCCCAGGCGGGCGCAAGTATCGCTTCCCAGTTCCTCGGGGCAGAGCGCCCCCGTCAGGCTGGCACCACCCAGACCATGGTCCTCATAGGGAGCATCCTGCTGGGCATCGCCTTCATGCTCATCATCATCCCCCTAGAAGGAAACATCGTCCGATGGATGGGACTCTCCGGAGAGGCTGCCGGATACGCCCAGGAATTCCTTCACGTAGTCGCCTTCGGTTTCGCCTTCAGGTCCCTGCAGACTACACTGACCGCCCTCATAGCTACCAATGGTCTAACCACCTGGAACTTGCTTGGAAACATTATCACCATCATTTCCAATGCGGCCATGAACGTCGTATTCCTGAACGGTTACTTCGGACTTCCCTGCATGGGCGTAAAGGGCGTGGCACTAGCCACCATGCTTTCCTGGGCGATTTCCTCTGGCATCCTGTTCTGCATCTTGCGCTATAAGGTTCACCATAAAATTAGACGTACCGATTTTAAGCGTTCCCGTATTATCCTTCCTGATTGGATCCGTATCGGTTTCCCCGCAGCCGTGGAGCCGGTCAGTTTCCAGATGTTCCAGGTAGTCCTTACAGCCATTATCGTTCACCTGGGAATCGTGTCCATGACCGCACGAATTTTCAGTGCCAACTTCGCCATGTTGGCGGTAATCCTTAGCGTGGGTCTCAGCAGCGGCAACCAGATTCTGGTGGCCCATCTGGTAGGAGCCCACGATTACCAGATGGCCAACCGTCGACTGCACCAGAGCCTTATTGCAGGTTGTTCCAGCGGGCTCATCGTCGCTATCATCGTCGCCCTCTTCGGAACAGAGTTGCTATCCCTCTACACCAACGACCCCGAGGTTCAGAGACTGGGCAAAATCTGCCTGTGGTGCGACGTTCTGCTGCAGCCGTTCAAGGCAGCCAACATGACCATAACCTCAGCGCTCCGTGCTTCAGGAGACTCCAAGTTCCCCGCCATCGTAGGCACCGCCATGATGTGGACTTGCGGCCTGGGAACCGCACTATTCCTCGGATTCACTTTAGAACTGGGCCTTGCAGGAATTTGGTTAGGCATGGCCGCCGACGAATGCTACCGCTCCATTGTCAACTATATCCGCTGGCGCGGCGGAAAGTGGAAAAACTTCGGCGTTGTATAAAGCAAAAGGGTCTCTCGCGAGACCCCTTTTTTACGTCATACATTTAGAAAGAATAATTGCCGACACGGATAAAGTAACTGTAATCCGACAGATTCCTCAACTCTTTAAACGAATCCTTGTCAACAATTCTATTCAATCCCATATACAGGACCATTGACTTGTAGACGAACCTTACCGCAGGTTCAACCACAAACTTATCTACATCAAGTTCTGCCAAGGGGCTGTCTTCAAAGTCATGGTAATAAGCAGCAAAAATCCAGGCACCTAGATGTTTTCCATGGACTCCACCATTAGCTCGCAACATACCATATTCGTGGGAAGACAACTCACGGTTATACCATTCCGTCGACCAAGGGGTTGCCTGAGCATGCAGACGGTAAGCCAAATCCAGCGGGCCGCATTCGAACGACTTGGGGGAAACATAGCCGAAACCATCTTCGTGATAGCGTTCAATTCCACCGGCAACACCAATACCCAGCGATACGTTGGGGTGAGGCGAATAGACCAGGCGACCATCAACAAGAATCTTCCAATAGATCGGCACAAGGTCCATGATGTCAAATCGATAACCGATAGATTCCATACCAGCCATCACATCAACACCGGCACCATCTTCAGCAAACCACCCAGATTCACCAGACGATTCATAAGAGTAATGAAGCATGGGAGAAACCGGGTATGTTACGACTTCACCATTTCTATAATGCAAGGTGTCCAGCTCATAGGTCCTGCTTCCAAAAAGAAATTCTGCAGCAATCTTCTGGCGAGAATCTATTTCGTAATACATGGACAAGTTCAGATCCATACGTTCTTCATGGCCGACTTTTAAATTCCAGGGAAGACTGTTGTAATATGACCGCAGCGGTTGCAATCTAAGGAAAGCGAAATCCAGAGAAACGCCCCAACCGAGTCCCAACAATTTGGAAATATCAAGACGAGGCATCACACCATAGGAATTTCCACCCCAGAATCCAGCCAGAGTCAATTGCAGTTCCACATGATCAACATAGCGAACAGAGCCTTCGGCATAGGCTTGGGGGCCAACTACGTTCGAGCCAAAACCGCCCACAGCAAGATCAAAAGTCGGATGCGATACCGTCTCTACAAACAGATCCCCCGTTGCACCCATAAAGAAATCCAACGAGTCATAAGCCGGATTTTTCAGAATAGCTCCGGCAAAATCACGAGGGCCAGCCAAACCCGTATCCGCCTCGTTCCAGTAAGACCGCACAGCTGCATGAATAGACGAACGTAAACTGTCTAGCGACGGAGAAAAACGGAACCAGGATTTTGCAGCCGGTCTACGTCCATTCCCATAATCCACCTTGCGGGAGGACAACGCCGGGTGAGAAGTACGTCGCTGTTCTACGGCAGAAAAACCCGCCTGAATCCAGGCATTACGAGAAGTGTCAGAAATGGCATGGGAGCGAATTATCACCCCCGGCTGATTGGACAGCTGCGCAGATTCCATCTTACGAAGCAACCGATTCCGCACATCTCCGACAGGGGGATTTCTAAGAGGATCCGCAACAACGATAATAGACAATTCATCTAACCGATCTTCTGCAGGCAAGGCGTAAAACGGACAAAGTTCACCGGAAGCCCGCTTAACAGAAACATCACCATCGTTCCACCACAACGGCAGGGACTTTATGATTTCATCAACAGAACCCGAACGAAATTCCGCCGTGGCGTTCTCATCGCAACCCACCAGCGAAAACGGGCGTGCATATTGAATCGGCTGTCGATACAGACTTTCCTGAAACCTCAACTTGGCCAAAGCTCGTCCAGAAGGAACGGAGTCTCTCACAAGGGGCTTTCTATTTTGAACAAGGTGACCGTCATCAGTCCTTGAAACAGAAAATCTTTTTCTCAACGAAGGAATTCCATCTTCCGACAAGGCCCATTCAAAAGCGTCACCACCTTCCTGCGAAAGGCCGGCGGTTTCCGCAGTCAAATTACGTCCCACATA is a genomic window of Fibrobacter sp. UWH6 containing:
- a CDS encoding cellulase family glycosylhydrolase: MKKLLVSLLVMAAAAFAGPVSYYGKLQAKNAALYSANTGDKVQLKGMSMFWDTWDVGYNFYKKNVIDALVRDWKIEIIRVAHGTGTNLNSNWKSLDETVIDAAISNDIYVIIDYHSHNAQNEVAEAKEFFTHMASKYGKYPNVIFEVFNEPTGEKMWNTIKNYANEIIPVIRKNGGADNLVIVGNSQYSAHPEEVSAGDINDNNYAVTFHFYATEHGVSDGAYSGYSNFKSRVNTALQNGMTVFVTEWGTTEASGDGTVSESKSNEWMTYLDSKKISWCNWSVSNKGETSSAFMNQGNYTNPSNWSVDGYSASGKYVYNQLQNNYKTAPWVNGSTPNTSSSTASSSAMAAGYTDYIDDFEDGDKYAFTGGVWYAYDDSKDDNGAGESTITNDPEKDEDGVDGFKVVVKGDDTKGMLALKGIKLVQGKNLYAPYVALGVKLNKDESDYDLSSCKSISYRYKGAEHNFKAQSSKVENFNYHKIAFKAQSSWTKAEISWEDLDQENWGKAEMETHFSISTALNTINKLTWEVKGIENANKTYDAPTYNYLYIDDVRCDGLAIKPVAGSGSTTGNSSSSTVLNNSSSSTVVTNSSSSIVVGNSSSSTVVTNSSSSTVVANSSSATAAGYKVSGNLEQTVAPNGTFATVTITGVTSFSRDWALSFLTIEEKNGTVTISGTVPEWASSKSETLTINGEKVVVKLTVAAAGASSSSAVQNGSSSSATAGSSATVATPAGVVDDFEDGDNQAYTGGYWFAYNDKGDKGASTFANEEDAENGGYVVIFPATNGSTTMAGLKDVVLDQGDNKYDPYVALGLNLGEEDEAYDLSSCTEISYDYIGSAHNFKAVLKGDGTGALTDYDRHMVAMKASTSWTTAKIAWSDLEQDGWGAEVVLDKSLVSAFHWEIKAEVEPNYLYVDNFKCDGLKIVPPASSDSKDPSSSASTVALNTVVANPLSVALHGRTLQIGGADLVNVDVFDMQGRPMMSLRNVNCDVALETLAGGSYIVRVRAGSANMTKRIMLK
- the mltG gene encoding endolytic transglycosylase MltG; this translates as MKKILLCFTLILALAAGFGAYSINSRLQETAQNKTLTLIEVPKGSSPTKIFQILQKNGIWSDELAFKIICHKQKPNLKAGWFEIPAGLTLPQVLAIIESGKNAVKKVTIPEGRASWEIPAYLKKAFPNLDEDRWNKLVQDPKFAQSLGLEAKTLEGYLLPDTYPFAMDANEETILKQMVAANLKLRDEMLSKPQAMWKTLGTWHRVLTLASVVEEETGIPEERPLIAGVFHNRLRIGMPLGADPTVRFIFKNLTGPIYKSQLNSDSPYNTRKFKGLMPGPISNPGRKAIYAALNPAKTEALYFVAKDDGSMTHFFSSTLADHNKYKDVAARNRGE
- a CDS encoding MATE family efflux transporter produces the protein MQVKDRSLLSLSWPLFLTFGIATFQPMMDSWFLSRTSETAAAGVGALGPLLGALFMAITAFSQAGASIASQFLGAERPRQAGTTQTMVLIGSILLGIAFMLIIIPLEGNIVRWMGLSGEAAGYAQEFLHVVAFGFAFRSLQTTLTALIATNGLTTWNLLGNIITIISNAAMNVVFLNGYFGLPCMGVKGVALATMLSWAISSGILFCILRYKVHHKIRRTDFKRSRIILPDWIRIGFPAAVEPVSFQMFQVVLTAIIVHLGIVSMTARIFSANFAMLAVILSVGLSSGNQILVAHLVGAHDYQMANRRLHQSLIAGCSSGLIVAIIVALFGTELLSLYTNDPEVQRLGKICLWCDVLLQPFKAANMTITSALRASGDSKFPAIVGTAMMWTCGLGTALFLGFTLELGLAGIWLGMAADECYRSIVNYIRWRGGKWKNFGVV
- a CDS encoding patatin-like phospholipase family protein; the encoded protein is MRLTLRAWLNAFCSLNGAAFIAAFLSLSFWGGAEAFAQEGVLPFDETQEMALTDSSSVDSVSRGSAVMDSVATDSALAGPVSSDSVSSASIVNDSSAVVTPALPKTVKNVLYLGGGDHSPWYHLGVLYAIEEFGIPVDSVVATSWGAWVGALWAKGVSPDEIQRIMLDSTIAPYVGRNLTAETAGLSQEGGDAFEWALSEDGIPSLRKRFSVSRTDDGHLVQNRKPLVRDSVPSGRALAKLRFQESLYRQPIQYARPFSLVGCDENATAEFRSGSVDEIIKSLPLWWNDGDVSVKRASGELCPFYALPAEDRLDELSIIVVADPLRNPPVGDVRNRLLRKMESAQLSNQPGVIIRSHAISDTSRNAWIQAGFSAVEQRRTSHPALSSRKVDYGNGRRPAAKSWFRFSPSLDSLRSSIHAAVRSYWNEADTGLAGPRDFAGAILKNPAYDSLDFFMGATGDLFVETVSHPTFDLAVGGFGSNVVGPQAYAEGSVRYVDHVELQLTLAGFWGGNSYGVMPRLDISKLLGLGWGVSLDFAFLRLQPLRSYYNSLPWNLKVGHEERMDLNLSMYYEIDSRQKIAAEFLFGSRTYELDTLHYRNGEVVTYPVSPMLHYSYESSGESGWFAEDGAGVDVMAGMESIGYRFDIMDLVPIYWKILVDGRLVYSPHPNVSLGIGVAGGIERYHEDGFGYVSPKSFECGPLDLAYRLHAQATPWSTEWYNRELSSHEYGMLRANGGVHGKHLGAWIFAAYYHDFEDSPLAELDVDKFVVEPAVRFVYKSMVLYMGLNRIVDKDSFKELRNLSDYSYFIRVGNYSF